ACTGGCGAAGTGCTGGATCCGCACACCGCCATCGGCGTCAAGGCTGCACGCGAATGCCGTCGTAGCCTCGATATCCCGATGGTAATTCTCGGCACCGCACACCCGGTGAAATTCCCGGATGCGGTAGAGAAGGCCGGTGTAGGAAAAGCGCTCGAACTACCTGCACATCTTTCTGATTTGTTTGAGCGAAACGAGCGTTGCACCGTTCTGCCAAACGAGCTGAAAGCCGTGCAAGCCTTTGTCAGCCAGCATGGCAACCGCGGCAAGCCGCTTTAAGCCAGTAAAAGCTGTCACATTTTGAAGCCCGTCTCCTGACGGGCTTTTTTGTTTCTGCTGCCACACTGCTCGGGTTTTCACCCACGAAGGACGGGTGAGTCGATCACGAAGGAAGTGGCAATGCTGTTTTATAGAGGTTTGAAACCGGCACTGGCTGGGCTGTTCTTGTTCGCATTACTGGCCTTGATGCGCAGCAGTGAGGCGGCGCAACTGGCGCTGCATGACGAGGCCGTGGCCGGCAAAGTCCAGCCCATCGAACTGGCCGCACACGAGCGTCAATGGATTCGCGACAACCCCGAGGTGACGGTCACGTCGGTGCAGTACCCGTTGTATCTGTTCCAGGATGAGCACGGGCAGTGGAGCGGCTTGAACAACGATGTACTCAAGCGTGTGACGGCGATGACCGGGTTGCGGTTTGTGCATCAGGAATCGTTTTCCACCGATCACATGCTCGAACGACTGGAGAGCGGCGCGGCCGATATCAGTACGACCCTGGCGATGAGCGAGGAGCGCAAGGCATTCCTGGATTACAGCCACGCGTTCGGTGGCGCGGGCTGGGTGTTTGTTGGACGCGCTGACGCACCTCGGCTGGATGCCTTCGAGCAGTTGAGCAAACGGGTGCTGGTGCTACCGGCCCGGCATGCGCTGGAAGACATGATCAGGCGTGACTTCCCCTTGATCGAGATTCGCTCGGTCAAGACCTACGCCGAGGCGCGGGCGCTGGTTGAAAGCGGTGAAGCCTACGCCACCATCGAAAACGAAATTGGCGCGCAGCTTTACCCGCTGGGTTTGCTCAAGGTCGGAGGTCTGGTTGAGGGCAAATGGGAAGCGGATAACCTGGCCGTGCGCAAAGGCATGCCTGTGCTCCTGAGTATTCTCAACAAGGCCCTTGAGGCGTTTCCCGCAGCCGAATTGCGGGCCATCCGCCTGAAATGGCTGGAAGGTATTGCACCGGCGCCCGTGCCGTCAGTCTGGCAGCAGATGCTTGAATGGGGTTGCTGGGGCATGGGTGGGCTTGGCGTGTTCGGCCTGCTGTCGCTGATATGGAATCGGCGTCTGACCGCCGTGATCAAGCTGCGGCGCACGGCGGAAAAAGATCTGGGCGATCAACTAGCATTTCAGCATGCATTGATCGACTCCATGCCTGATCCGGTGTTTGTCCGTGATCTGCAAGGGCGGCTGATCATGTGCAATCGTAGCTATGAGGAAGCGCTCTCGGTTCGACTGGATCAGGTGCTGGGGCGGCTGCTGATTGAAGTCAACGCGTTGCCTGAAGCCACGGCGCTGATGTTGCACGATGAGTTCATGGTGCAGTTGCGCACGCGCAAGTCGCGTTTCAGCAAACGGCGATTGCAGTTCAAGAATGGCACCCGTGAGGTCTATCAATGGACGGTGCCGTTTTACAGTGCTGATGGCAAATTGCGTGGGCTTTTGGGCGGTTGGACAGACATCACCCAGCGTCGGACAGAGAGTGGGTGCCGATGTCCGCATTGAAGATGGGAAATGTCCTATATGACGCGGCTACTTTTCCGATGGGAGGCTTAGGACTGCTGCCCTAGAGTGACAACCACTGCGGTGAGAGTCCGCGATTGTCGCTTCAGAGGCCGCTTATGCGCTCGCTTAAAGTCCTGATACTTGAACCCAATCCGTTCCAACTGATGGCATTGCATCAAATGCTCAATGCCATTGGTATCTATGACGTACTGACGGCGCCGTCGCTGGCCTCGGCCCTGTCTTCACTGGGCCATCGCGGCGTGGTCGATATCGCCATTTGCGATCCGCAGCTCAAGGGCGGCGATGGCCTGGCGCTGATCCATCATCTGGCGGTTCAGCAGGAGGCACGCGCGCTGATCCTGCTGGGAACGGTCGCGCCAAGCCTGCTGAACGATCTCGAACCCTTGCTGAGCGAGCATAGAATGCGGCTGTTGGGTCGCCTGCAAACCCCAGTGTCGGCGGTACTGATGCGCGGTTTGCTCGACAGCTACGTGATCGCCGCTTCGCCACCCGTGCGGGTTTGACGGGGACGGTTATTTTTCTGTCATCTTCGGCGTGCATGCTCTGACAGACCGGTGACACTCCAGGAACGGGGCAGTCGGTATGCAGAACTTTCTTCTCGGGCCGGTGGTCATTTATTGTGAACACGCCCCAGGCACACAGTTTTCGGACTATTGAGTGGAGATCGAGATGGAAAGTATCAGTCTATTGCTCGGTGAGGCTCTGAGCCCGTATCAGGTTTCGTTGTCTCCAAGCGGTTCCCATGGCGAATGCCTGGTGACCTTGAAGAACAGTCATGGCGCCATCGTGGTGGAACGCGAATTCAATCAGGCACAACTGACCGACAAGCGTCAGTTGACCGATGTCGTTGACGGCTTGCACCGCGACGTTCTGATCGCTGAAGGACGGCTGGAGCCTTGTGTGATCGCGGCCTTGCGCAACGCAGCACTGGACAAACGTGCGGCGCTGTAAAGATGAAATATTTTTTGTGGGAACCTTCCTGCATCCCTGTCAGTCAGACCACGTAACAGCAGGATCAAGCATTGTGCTCCGGTGCTTGTCGCTTGCTGCTACGGGTCTTTATGTAGGCCACGTTTAACCCCGAGTCGTCTCCCCACTTCTCGGGGTTTCTTTTGTCTGCGATTTGCCTACTGCGCGGCTTGGCGTTCGAAGAATGTGCGGGCCTGTTCCAGATAATCCTCACGTCTGTCAGGGTCCAGCCATGCGGCGTAGAGCTGGTTCAGGTGTTCATGCGGCAGGGTGCGCAGCAGATGATTGATCTCGCTGATGGCCTGGCGGCCCTGCGTGGTGTCGGAACAGGCGACGTAGCCTGACAGATACTTGCCGTTGCCCTGAATCGGATAGAACTCCAGTTCATCTTCATTGATCTGTGCCTGTTTCGCCTGATAGCGAATCTCCGGCCAATAGCCCAACACCACCTGCAACCGCCCGAGACGCTGCATCGACAGCAGATTGGTCAGCGCATCGTTGCCGTAATGCGCCGTCAGCGCACCGCTGGGCGCTTGATGCAAAAGGGTGTCGATGAACTCACCGTAGCTGCGTTCCGCCACCACACCGACTTTGCGTTCCGTATCGGCCAGCAGCGCCGACAGATCCACTTCATCGTCGACCAGATACGGTTCGAGCACCGAGCGATCTTGCTGGCGCACCACTAGGCCGTTGCTCACGGCGCGAATTGCCGGGATCGAATACGCGACCCACTGCGCGCGCTCCTTGTTCCACAGCAGCGCGGGGTCACAGGCAAACGGGTTTTCGTGGAGCATCTGCAGACCACGGGCGCGATTGACCCGCATCAGCGTGTGTTCGTACTGCGGCATGCCGGCGATCAGCAACGGCATCAGTTGGTCGATCACACCCTGGCCCTTTTTCGGGCCTTCGAAAATGGTCAGCGGCGGCAAGTCTCGCAGCAGCCAGATCAGCGTCGGTTTCGCCTGCGCTCCGGTCGACAGGGCGAGTAAAAACAATAGGCCGAACAGCCGCCACGTCCACCAATGGTGGGCGCGGTTGGCGTGCGATGTCTGCCGGCGCTTCAGCTTAGATGGCTCCGTCTTCACGCAGCTTGGCGATCTGTCTCTCGTCGTAGCCAAGGTCGTGAAGTACCTGCGCATTGTGTTCACCCAGTTGCGGTCCGACCCATTCTGAACTGCCCGGTGTCTCAGAGAGTTTCGGCACAATGCCCGGCATCTTGAAATCTTTGCCGTCGGGCAGTTTGGCGTGCAGGAACATCTCTCGGGCCAGGTACTGCGGATCGTTGAACATGTCCTCGGCACTGAAGATCCTGCTGGCCGGTACCTCGGCCTGATTGAGCAGGTCGAGCACGCTTTGCAGCGGCAGCGAATTGACCCAGCGATCAATCACGCCATACAGTTCGTCGCGGCGATTATCGCGCCCGTCGTTGCTGGCCAGTGTCGGATCGTTGGCGAGGTCTTCGCGACCGATGATCAGCATGAAGCGTTTGAAGATCGCATCACCGTTGGCGCCGATCTGCACATGCTTGCCGTCAGCGCTGGTGTGAATCGAAGAGGGCGTAATCCCGGGCATGATGTTGCCGGTGCGCTCGCGGATAAAACCGAACACGTCGAACTCCGGCACCATGCTTTCCATCATTGCGAAAATCGCTTCATACAGCGCCACATCGACGACTTGGCCGAGGCCACCGTTGACCTCGCGATGACGCAGCGCCATCAGCGCACCGATCACGCCCCACAGCGCAGCTATCGAATCGCCGATGGAAATGCCGGTGCGCACCGGCGGACGGTCCTCGAAACCAGTGATGTAGCGCAAACCGCCCATGGACTCGCCCACCGCACCGAAGCCCGGCTGATCCTTCATCGGCCCGGTCTGGCCGAAACCGGAAAGGCGCACCATCACCAGTTTCGGGTTCAAGGCGTGCAGGGTTTCCCAGCTCAGGCCAAGCTTTTCCAGCACGCCGGGGCGGAAGTTCTCGATGAGGATGTCGGCTTCGCTGAGCAGTTTTTTCAGGATCGCCAAGCCGTCAGGGTGTTTGAGGTTCAGCGTCAGCGACTTTTTATTGCGCGCCTGAACGAACCACCACAGCGACGTGCCTTCGTACAGTTTTCGCCATTTGCGCAAGGGATCACCGCCGTCTGGCGACTCGATCTTGATCACTTCGGCGCCGAACTCGCCGCAAATGCGCGAGGCAAACGGCCCGGCAATCAATGTACCCAATTCAATGACTTTCAGACCCGAGAGCGGTTTGCTGGTGAACGGCATGCGAAATCCTGTAGGACAAGGCGGAACGGATACAGCGTTTTAACATAGCCGGCTGTCAGACGCCGCAGCTTGATCGCCATCAATTCGATGATTGCCTACCGCATCGGTTAGACTTGCCGACTTTCCTCGTATCAAGAAGCCCGTTCATGGCCCAGCCGTCCACTACCTACAAATTTGAACTGAACCTCACCGACCTCGACCGCAGTGTCTACGAGAGCGTCAAGCAGACCATCGCCCGTCACCCTTCGGAAACCGAAGAGCGCATGACGGTGCGCCTGCTGGCCTACGCCCTCTGGTACAACGAGCAGTTGTCGTTCGGCCGTGGTCTGTCAGACGTGGATGAACCTGCGCTGTGGGAAAAGAGCCTGGACGACCGTGTTCTGCACTGGATCGAAGTCGGCCAGCCAGACGCCGACCGTCTGACCTGGTGCTCGCGTCGTACCGAACGTACCAGCCTGCTGGCCTACGGCAGCCTGCGCGTTTGGGAAACCAAAGTGATCCCGGCGATCAAGAACCTGAAGAACGTCAACATCGCAGCAGTCCCGCAAGAAGTGCTGGAAATCCTGGCCAAGGACATGCCCCGCGTCATCAAGTGGGACGTGATGATCAGCGAAGGGACGATCTTCGTCACCGACGACCGTGGTCAGCACGAAGTCCAGTTGCAATGGCTGCAAGGTGAGCGCGGCTGATCCTGCGCCCTCAACTGATTAATCCCCCGTATTAAAGAGAAGTCTCCGTCACCCCATGCGTATCGAACCTCGTCAACTGCCCGAAACTCTGCCTTTTCTCGGTGATATTCCGCCGCTGCTGACCCGCCTGTATGCGGCGCGGGGCGTGCAATCCGAGGCAGAGCTGGACAAGAGTCTGGCGCGGTTGATCCCGTTCCAGCAACTCAAGGGCATCGACGCAGCGGTGGACCTGCTGGTGACGGCGCTGGAACAGCGCCAGCGCATCCTCATCGTCGGTGACTTCGATGCGGACGGTGCGACGGCCAGCACTGTTGGCATGCTTGGCTTGCGTCTGCTCGGTGCAGCACATGTCGATTATCTGGTACCGAACCGCTTTGAATATGGCTATGGCCTGACTCCGGAAATCGTCGAAGTTGCGATGACCCGCGAGCCGCATTTGCTGGTCACCGTGGACAACGGCATCTCCAGCGTCGAAGGCGTGGCTGCCGCCAAACGCCATGGCCTGAAAGTGCTGATCACCGATCACCACTTGCCCGGCGATGAACTGCCACTGGCTGATGCGCTGGTCAACCCGAACCAGCCCGGTTGCGAGTTCCCGAGCAAGGCGCTGGCCGGCGTCGGGGTGATTTTTTATGTGCTGATGGCGTTGCGCGCGCGTTTGCGCAGCCTCGGCTGGTACGAGAACAAGCCGCAGCCGAACATTGGCGAACTGCTTGATCTGGTGGCGCTGGGCAGCGTCGCTGACGTGGTGCCGCTGGACGCCAATAACCGGATTCTGGTGCATCAGGGCCTCGAACGAATTCGCGCTGGTCGCGCACGGCCGGGCATCAAAGCGATACTTGAAGTCGCCAAGCGTGACGCTGCACGCATTACCTCCACCGATCTCGGTTTCATCGTCGGCCCGCGGCTGAATGCCGCCGGACGGCTGGATGACATGAGTCTGGGCATCGAGTGCCTGCTGACCGGCGACGCCAATCTGGCCCGGGAAATGGCCGCGCAACTCGACGGCATGAACCAGGATCGTAAATCCATCGAGCAGGGCATGCAGCGTGAAGCGCTGGCGCAGCTCAAGGACTTGCCGGTGGAGTCGATGCCGTTTGGTCTGTGCCTGTTCGATCCGGAATGGCACCAGGGCGTGATCGGTATTCTCGCGTCGCGGATGAAAGAGCGTTACTTCCGTCCGACCATTGCCTTTGCTGATGCCGGTGATGGTTTGCTCAAAGGCTCGGGCCGTTCGGTGCAGGGCTTCCACATTCGTGACGCGTTGAGCGTGGTGGCGGCGCAGCATCCAAACCTGATCGCCAAGTACGGCGGCCACGCAATGGCGGCCGGTCTGACCTTGCCGCAGGAGAATTTTCCGCTTTTCGCCGAGGCCTTTGACGCTGAAGTGCGTAGGCAACTTCGCGAAGACGACCTGACCGGGCGCATGCTGACCGATGGCACGCTGGCGGTTGAAGAGTTCCACCTCGAACTGGCCCGCGCGCTGCGTCACGCCGGGCCTTGGGGGCAGCACTTCCCGGAGCCGCTGTTTCATGGCGTGTTTCAGTTGGTCGAACAGCGGGTGGTCGGTGAACGGCATTTGAAAGTGGTGCTGAAGAGCGAGTGTGGCTCGGTGAAACTGGACGGTATTGCGTTTGGGATTGACCGGGATATCTGGCCGAATCCGACGATCAAGTGGGTTGAGCTCGCCTATAAGCTCGACGTTAACGAGTTTCGGGGTAATGAGACCGTTCAGTTGATGATTGCTCATATCGAACCGCGCTGAAGATCAAAAGATCGCAGCCTTCGGCAGCTCCTACATAGAAGTGCGCTCTGTAGGAGCTGCCGCAGGCTGCGATCTTTTCTTGAATTTCCCCCGATCCCCCGTTGTCGACTAGGCTCTAAGCACTGCTTGATTGGCCTTGTGACGTCTTGTCGAATTTTTTGCCCGCGGGGGCGGGTGCTGCACCTTTTTCCTGTCACTCGTCGACTATTCAAACAGAACCCTGGAGCCTGCCCACTGATTTGAGAGGTGCCCCATGAGTCTGCTGCTTGAACCCTTCACTCTTCGTCAACTGACCCTGCCCAACCGCATCGCTGTATCACCGATGTGCCAGTACTCCAGCGTCGACGGTCTGGCCAACGACTGGCATCTGGTGCACCTCGGCAGCCGCGCGGTGGGTGGCGCCGGCCTGGTATTCACTGAAGCCACGGCGGTCACCGCCGATGGGCGAATCACCGCCGAAGACCTCGGCCTGTGGAACGACGAACAGATCGAACCGCTGCAACGCATCACCCGCTTCATCACGTCTCAGGGCGCGGTTGCCGGCATTCAACTAGCCCACGCCGGGCGCAAGGCCAGCACCCATCGGCCGTGGATTGGC
This region of Pseudomonas sp. R84 genomic DNA includes:
- a CDS encoding transporter substrate-binding domain-containing protein, which codes for MLFYRGLKPALAGLFLFALLALMRSSEAAQLALHDEAVAGKVQPIELAAHERQWIRDNPEVTVTSVQYPLYLFQDEHGQWSGLNNDVLKRVTAMTGLRFVHQESFSTDHMLERLESGAADISTTLAMSEERKAFLDYSHAFGGAGWVFVGRADAPRLDAFEQLSKRVLVLPARHALEDMIRRDFPLIEIRSVKTYAEARALVESGEAYATIENEIGAQLYPLGLLKVGGLVEGKWEADNLAVRKGMPVLLSILNKALEAFPAAELRAIRLKWLEGIAPAPVPSVWQQMLEWGCWGMGGLGVFGLLSLIWNRRLTAVIKLRRTAEKDLGDQLAFQHALIDSMPDPVFVRDLQGRLIMCNRSYEEALSVRLDQVLGRLLIEVNALPEATALMLHDEFMVQLRTRKSRFSKRRLQFKNGTREVYQWTVPFYSADGKLRGLLGGWTDITQRRTESGCRCPH
- a CDS encoding response regulator, giving the protein MRSLKVLILEPNPFQLMALHQMLNAIGIYDVLTAPSLASALSSLGHRGVVDIAICDPQLKGGDGLALIHHLAVQQEARALILLGTVAPSLLNDLEPLLSEHRMRLLGRLQTPVSAVLMRGLLDSYVIAASPPVRV
- a CDS encoding DUF3509 domain-containing protein; protein product: MESISLLLGEALSPYQVSLSPSGSHGECLVTLKNSHGAIVVEREFNQAQLTDKRQLTDVVDGLHRDVLIAEGRLEPCVIAALRNAALDKRAAL
- a CDS encoding TIGR02285 family protein, translated to MKTEPSKLKRRQTSHANRAHHWWTWRLFGLLFLLALSTGAQAKPTLIWLLRDLPPLTIFEGPKKGQGVIDQLMPLLIAGMPQYEHTLMRVNRARGLQMLHENPFACDPALLWNKERAQWVAYSIPAIRAVSNGLVVRQQDRSVLEPYLVDDEVDLSALLADTERKVGVVAERSYGEFIDTLLHQAPSGALTAHYGNDALTNLLSMQRLGRLQVVLGYWPEIRYQAKQAQINEDELEFYPIQGNGKYLSGYVACSDTTQGRQAISEINHLLRTLPHEHLNQLYAAWLDPDRREDYLEQARTFFERQAAQ
- a CDS encoding CaiB/BaiF CoA-transferase family protein, yielding MPFTSKPLSGLKVIELGTLIAGPFASRICGEFGAEVIKIESPDGGDPLRKWRKLYEGTSLWWFVQARNKKSLTLNLKHPDGLAILKKLLSEADILIENFRPGVLEKLGLSWETLHALNPKLVMVRLSGFGQTGPMKDQPGFGAVGESMGGLRYITGFEDRPPVRTGISIGDSIAALWGVIGALMALRHREVNGGLGQVVDVALYEAIFAMMESMVPEFDVFGFIRERTGNIMPGITPSSIHTSADGKHVQIGANGDAIFKRFMLIIGREDLANDPTLASNDGRDNRRDELYGVIDRWVNSLPLQSVLDLLNQAEVPASRIFSAEDMFNDPQYLAREMFLHAKLPDGKDFKMPGIVPKLSETPGSSEWVGPQLGEHNAQVLHDLGYDERQIAKLREDGAI
- a CDS encoding YaeQ family protein: MAQPSTTYKFELNLTDLDRSVYESVKQTIARHPSETEERMTVRLLAYALWYNEQLSFGRGLSDVDEPALWEKSLDDRVLHWIEVGQPDADRLTWCSRRTERTSLLAYGSLRVWETKVIPAIKNLKNVNIAAVPQEVLEILAKDMPRVIKWDVMISEGTIFVTDDRGQHEVQLQWLQGERG
- the recJ gene encoding single-stranded-DNA-specific exonuclease RecJ, giving the protein MRIEPRQLPETLPFLGDIPPLLTRLYAARGVQSEAELDKSLARLIPFQQLKGIDAAVDLLVTALEQRQRILIVGDFDADGATASTVGMLGLRLLGAAHVDYLVPNRFEYGYGLTPEIVEVAMTREPHLLVTVDNGISSVEGVAAAKRHGLKVLITDHHLPGDELPLADALVNPNQPGCEFPSKALAGVGVIFYVLMALRARLRSLGWYENKPQPNIGELLDLVALGSVADVVPLDANNRILVHQGLERIRAGRARPGIKAILEVAKRDAARITSTDLGFIVGPRLNAAGRLDDMSLGIECLLTGDANLAREMAAQLDGMNQDRKSIEQGMQREALAQLKDLPVESMPFGLCLFDPEWHQGVIGILASRMKERYFRPTIAFADAGDGLLKGSGRSVQGFHIRDALSVVAAQHPNLIAKYGGHAMAAGLTLPQENFPLFAEAFDAEVRRQLREDDLTGRMLTDGTLAVEEFHLELARALRHAGPWGQHFPEPLFHGVFQLVEQRVVGERHLKVVLKSECGSVKLDGIAFGIDRDIWPNPTIKWVELAYKLDVNEFRGNETVQLMIAHIEPR